A single genomic interval of Dysidea avara chromosome 8, odDysAvar1.4, whole genome shotgun sequence harbors:
- the LOC136263430 gene encoding uncharacterized protein isoform X2: MYVTSTKFSADSGRNRTIATPSKTSSASATPTIRRFDVLLNEQVSLVTNAQDGLRQALELYENASSKEEQESARLQVQSLLSRAEELVLSLQVVIHIRRELTHTQLYALELRRQGEDTTAVFKRLSWLEQRLEKLLFARRRGRPGARGRRTQVSMQWMNHQSQIDDMATIRYPPSTPVDRVSTALPSIAGGDTEEGSDESDFDFSNFSNSPDPAKRHTSDASKSTSRNVSAKQDGSSICSFGLAVEEEKKPKKGFKKHASFSAPESVKEVEDSDTQAQQSDVDRMSGPIDDIIARSTPLPSYMLNFERPRSSCDSLSWNALPLALNSSFHCEEKQNSFQGYTGEDIQSENSVMDVLIEKIELFTSYIEKAAQVFSATDLPLVVPRRLSPEKGSRSISRMKRSAKRFTELSARPASSKTTKLPPLQIPYSDSSTITWSRRKYGKQNTCEVYPSNSTKWCATTSSNRSSLTKQTELKESVRLPSHFRVRHTPATKLKSAKKINTDEEYFESEKHRHQLVQDLVQSLTSPVDDIRKDSAEALGALGASRKEVIKPLEDQMMNDSNYLVQYEAAKALITLGVWSNDLINFIIYSMNCAPLMIQTDLLELLAEVEDFSQLEEFTESYPSCVQVISAVVKDNVSRISFLAALVSSSMNHQYIHYPEAVIGRLQVSLSDMFPPNKSKALCSLVLRWDIKDTYAIEAGLSQMCELSEWKLRLEAITCLWHIGRDHVFQLGETRVFNTLVARLSSDPIQADK, translated from the exons ATGTACGTAACCAGCACGAAATTCTCAGCGGATTCCGGTAGAAATCGTACGATTGCGACACCCAGTAAGACTTCGTCCGCAAGCGCGACACCAACGATTCGCCGCTTTGATGTACTTCTAAATGAACAG GTCAGCTTAGTTACCAATGCACAGGATGGTCTGCGGCAGGCACTGGAGTTGTATGAAAATGCTTCATCAAAG GAAGAACAAGAAAGTGCCCGACTCCAAGTACAGTCACTGCTAAGCCGTGCAGAAGAATTAGTTCTTTCTTTACAA GTTGTCATTCATATAAGGAGAGAACTCACTCACACACAATTGTATGCATTAGAGCTGAGGAGACAAGGAGAAGAT ACCACTGCTGTGTTCAAGCGCCTATCATGGCTAGAGCAAAGACTGGAAAAACTGTTGTTTGCTCGACGAAGGGGTAGACCTGGTGCTCGTGGTCGACGTACTCAAGTTAGCATG CAATGGATGAATCACCAGTCACAGATAGATGACATGGCTACTATTCGTTATCCACCGTCTACACCAGTTGATCGAGTCTCTACAGCTCTTCCATCCATCGCTGGTGGGGACACTGAAGAAGGTTCTGACGAATCTGATTTTGATTTCAGCAACTTTTCCAACTCTCCTGATCCTGCCAAACGACACACTTCTGATGCATCAAAGTCGACCAGTCGGAATGTTAGCGCAAAACAAGATGGGTCAAGTATTTGCTCTTTTGGCCTAGCTgttgaagaagaaaagaaaccGAAGAAAGGTTTTAAAAAGcacgcttcattttcagctccAGAAAGTGTCAAAGAAGTTGAAGACTCCGATACACAAGCACAGCAATCAGATGTAGATAGGATGAGTGGTCCAATTGATGATATTATTGCTAGATCAACGCCCTTGCCAAGTTACATGCTAAACTTTGAACGCCCGAGGTCAAGCTGTGATAGCCTATCATGGAACGCCTTACCACTTGCACTTAACTCCAGTTTTCACTGTGAAG AGAAACAAAATTCATTTCAAGGATATACTGGTGAAGACATCCAAAGCGAG AATTCTGTGATGGACGTTCTAATTGAAAAGATTGAACTGTTCACTTCTTATATTGAGAAGGCTGCACAGGTATTCTCTGCTACTGATCTGCCTCTGGTTGTGCCAAGAAGGTTGAGTCCTGAAAAGGGATCCCGTTCAA TTTCTAGAATGAAGCGATCAGCTAAGAGATTTACAGAG TTGTCTGCAAGGCCTGCATCATCAAAAACTACAAAACTACCACCACTACAAATTCCTTATTCAGACTCATCTACGATCACTTGGTCACGTCGGAAGTACGGAAAACAA AACACCTGTGAAGTTTATCCAAGCAATTCCACAAAATGGTGTGCCACAACCAGTTCTAACCGGTCATCACTTACCAAACAG ACTGAACTGAAAGAGTCTGTAAGGCTTCCTTCACACTTCAGAGTTCG CCATACACCTGCTACCAAGCTAAAATCAGCAAAGAAAATTAACACAG ATGAGGAATATTTTGAATCAGAGAAGCACAGACATCAACTTGTACAG GACCTGGTGCAGAGTTTGACTTCTCCAGTTGATGACATCAGAAAAGATTCAGCCGAG GCTCTAGGGGCTTTGGGAGCTAGTAGAAAGGAAGTCATTAAGCCTTTAGAGGATCAA ATGATGAATGACTCTAATTATTTGGTGCAATATGAAGCTGCCAAAGCTTTGATTACTTTAG GTGTGTGGAGTAATGATCTCATCAATTTCATCATTTATTCCATGAACTGTG CACCACTTATGATCCAAACTGATTTGTTGGAGTTGTTAGCAGAGGTGGAGGATTTttctcagctagaagaa TTCACAGAGTCTTATCCAAGTTGCGTTCAAGTCATCAGTGCAGTTGTCAAGGACAACGTCAGTAGAATATCATTTTTGGCAGCACTAGTGTCCAGCAGTATGAACCATCAGTATATCCACTACCCTGAGGCAGTTATTGGTAGACTACAAGTTAGCCTCAGTGATATGTTCCCACCAAATAAATCAAAG GCTCTATGTTCACTAGTCTTACGGTGGGACATTAAGGATACTTATGCTATAGAAGCAGGGTTATCACAAATGTGTGAGCTGTCTGAATGGAAA CTGCGTCTAGAAGCCATCACTTGTCTTTGGCATATTG GAAGAGACCATGTGTTTCAGTTAGGGGAGACTCGTGTATTCAACACATTAGTTGCCAGACTGTCCAGCGACCCAATTCAG GCAGATAAATGA
- the LOC136263430 gene encoding uncharacterized protein isoform X1: protein MYVTSTKFSADSGRNRTIATPSKTSSASATPTIRRFDVLLNEQVSLVTNAQDGLRQALELYENASSKEEQESARLQVQSLLSRAEELVLSLQVVIHIRRELTHTQLYALELRRQGEDTTAVFKRLSWLEQRLEKLLFARRRGRPGARGRRTQVSMQWMNHQSQIDDMATIRYPPSTPVDRVSTALPSIAGGDTEEGSDESDFDFSNFSNSPDPAKRHTSDASKSTSRNVSAKQDGSSICSFGLAVEEEKKPKKGFKKHASFSAPESVKEVEDSDTQAQQSDVDRMSGPIDDIIARSTPLPSYMLNFERPRSSCDSLSWNALPLALNSSFHCEEKQNSFQGYTGEDIQSENSVMDVLIEKIELFTSYIEKAAQVFSATDLPLVVPRRLSPEKGSRSISRMKRSAKRFTELSARPASSKTTKLPPLQIPYSDSSTITWSRRKYGKQNTCEVYPSNSTKWCATTSSNRSSLTKQTELKESVRLPSHFRVRHTPATKLKSAKKINTDEEYFESEKHRHQLVQDLVQSLTSPVDDIRKDSAEALGALGASRKEVIKPLEDQMMNDSNYLVQYEAAKALITLGVWSNDLINFIIYSMNCAPLMIQTDLLELLAEVEDFSQLEEFTESYPSCVQVISAVVKDNVSRISFLAALVSSSMNHQYIHYPEAVIGRLQVSLSDMFPPNKSKALCSLVLRWDIKDTYAIEAGLSQMCELSEWKLRLEAITCLWHIGRDHVFQLGETRVFNTLVARLSSDPIQAVRLEVGKLMTSFKLKLKALDLLLKQINDKNDNVRTRAVMAMGNFDLKGTKYLQGLLDLLELDANKNVRIQVLRVFGSLKFYEARVIEKLLERDKGTGTIAKEAQKALKNLEKENVIKGYTS from the exons ATGTACGTAACCAGCACGAAATTCTCAGCGGATTCCGGTAGAAATCGTACGATTGCGACACCCAGTAAGACTTCGTCCGCAAGCGCGACACCAACGATTCGCCGCTTTGATGTACTTCTAAATGAACAG GTCAGCTTAGTTACCAATGCACAGGATGGTCTGCGGCAGGCACTGGAGTTGTATGAAAATGCTTCATCAAAG GAAGAACAAGAAAGTGCCCGACTCCAAGTACAGTCACTGCTAAGCCGTGCAGAAGAATTAGTTCTTTCTTTACAA GTTGTCATTCATATAAGGAGAGAACTCACTCACACACAATTGTATGCATTAGAGCTGAGGAGACAAGGAGAAGAT ACCACTGCTGTGTTCAAGCGCCTATCATGGCTAGAGCAAAGACTGGAAAAACTGTTGTTTGCTCGACGAAGGGGTAGACCTGGTGCTCGTGGTCGACGTACTCAAGTTAGCATG CAATGGATGAATCACCAGTCACAGATAGATGACATGGCTACTATTCGTTATCCACCGTCTACACCAGTTGATCGAGTCTCTACAGCTCTTCCATCCATCGCTGGTGGGGACACTGAAGAAGGTTCTGACGAATCTGATTTTGATTTCAGCAACTTTTCCAACTCTCCTGATCCTGCCAAACGACACACTTCTGATGCATCAAAGTCGACCAGTCGGAATGTTAGCGCAAAACAAGATGGGTCAAGTATTTGCTCTTTTGGCCTAGCTgttgaagaagaaaagaaaccGAAGAAAGGTTTTAAAAAGcacgcttcattttcagctccAGAAAGTGTCAAAGAAGTTGAAGACTCCGATACACAAGCACAGCAATCAGATGTAGATAGGATGAGTGGTCCAATTGATGATATTATTGCTAGATCAACGCCCTTGCCAAGTTACATGCTAAACTTTGAACGCCCGAGGTCAAGCTGTGATAGCCTATCATGGAACGCCTTACCACTTGCACTTAACTCCAGTTTTCACTGTGAAG AGAAACAAAATTCATTTCAAGGATATACTGGTGAAGACATCCAAAGCGAG AATTCTGTGATGGACGTTCTAATTGAAAAGATTGAACTGTTCACTTCTTATATTGAGAAGGCTGCACAGGTATTCTCTGCTACTGATCTGCCTCTGGTTGTGCCAAGAAGGTTGAGTCCTGAAAAGGGATCCCGTTCAA TTTCTAGAATGAAGCGATCAGCTAAGAGATTTACAGAG TTGTCTGCAAGGCCTGCATCATCAAAAACTACAAAACTACCACCACTACAAATTCCTTATTCAGACTCATCTACGATCACTTGGTCACGTCGGAAGTACGGAAAACAA AACACCTGTGAAGTTTATCCAAGCAATTCCACAAAATGGTGTGCCACAACCAGTTCTAACCGGTCATCACTTACCAAACAG ACTGAACTGAAAGAGTCTGTAAGGCTTCCTTCACACTTCAGAGTTCG CCATACACCTGCTACCAAGCTAAAATCAGCAAAGAAAATTAACACAG ATGAGGAATATTTTGAATCAGAGAAGCACAGACATCAACTTGTACAG GACCTGGTGCAGAGTTTGACTTCTCCAGTTGATGACATCAGAAAAGATTCAGCCGAG GCTCTAGGGGCTTTGGGAGCTAGTAGAAAGGAAGTCATTAAGCCTTTAGAGGATCAA ATGATGAATGACTCTAATTATTTGGTGCAATATGAAGCTGCCAAAGCTTTGATTACTTTAG GTGTGTGGAGTAATGATCTCATCAATTTCATCATTTATTCCATGAACTGTG CACCACTTATGATCCAAACTGATTTGTTGGAGTTGTTAGCAGAGGTGGAGGATTTttctcagctagaagaa TTCACAGAGTCTTATCCAAGTTGCGTTCAAGTCATCAGTGCAGTTGTCAAGGACAACGTCAGTAGAATATCATTTTTGGCAGCACTAGTGTCCAGCAGTATGAACCATCAGTATATCCACTACCCTGAGGCAGTTATTGGTAGACTACAAGTTAGCCTCAGTGATATGTTCCCACCAAATAAATCAAAG GCTCTATGTTCACTAGTCTTACGGTGGGACATTAAGGATACTTATGCTATAGAAGCAGGGTTATCACAAATGTGTGAGCTGTCTGAATGGAAA CTGCGTCTAGAAGCCATCACTTGTCTTTGGCATATTG GAAGAGACCATGTGTTTCAGTTAGGGGAGACTCGTGTATTCAACACATTAGTTGCCAGACTGTCCAGCGACCCAATTCAG GCTGTCAGGCTAGAGGTTGGTAAGCTGATGACTTCGTTCAAGCTGAAGTTAAAGGCTCTTGATCTGCTGCTAAA GCAGATAAATGACAAGAATGATAATGTAAGAACTCGAGCAGTGATGGCAATG gGTAATTTTGACTTGAAAGGGACAAAGTACTTGCAAGGTTTACTGGATTTATTAGAACTTGATGCTAACAAGAATGTCAGAATACAG GTATTACGTGTATTTGGAAGCTTAAAGTTTTACGAAGCACGGGTAATTGAAAAACTTCTGGAAAGAGACAAAGGCACTGGAACTATTGCAAA GGAGGCACAAAAAGCATTAAAGAATTTAGAAAAG GAAAATGTGATCAAGGGTTATACAAGCTAA
- the LOC136263432 gene encoding uncharacterized protein, whose amino-acid sequence MTVLKVVASIVTMMSILLCSNCEQSNETLPYYCTVDVPSESSLSFITYLGITVGNSIYLRCEPQCQQLSARNQTSTNYIETISLELETFRGLMKLTLDGPCAVLEEKATVLPLKYFDQNSTYDLEYCKQVECTFKEANRRIARFVMAQKCGCDDTCEYSPGKVTVPTVPEGQNITIKYLTAQQWISHLTLIRNINIANIR is encoded by the exons ATGACAGTCCTAAAAGTTGTGGCATCCATTGTCACCATGATGTCTATCCTACtctgtagcaactgtgaacagAGCAACGAAACATTAccttactattgtactgtagaTGTGCCATCCGAGAGTAGCTTGAGCTTTATAACATACTTGGGGATCACAGTTGGCAATTCCATATACCTACGATGTGAACCTCAG tGTCAACAGTTATCAGCTCGCAATCAAACATCTACCAACTATATTGAGACTATATCGCTAGAGTTGGAGACCTTCCGAGGATTAATGAAGCTCACGTTAGATGGACCATGTGCAGTGCTTGAAGAAAAAGCAACAGTTCTGCCACTGAAATACTTTGATCAGAATTCCACATATGATTTAGAGTACTGTAAACAAGTTGAATGTACCTTCAAGGAAGCAAACAGACGTATCGCCCGTTTT GTGATGGCTCAGAAGTGTGGATGTGATGACACTTGTGAGTACTCTCCAGGAAAAGTTACTGTCCCAACTGTTCCAGAAGGACAAAACATTACCATCAAATATTTAACTGCTCAACAGTGGATATCACATCTCACTCTCATAAGAAACATCAATATAGCTAACATTCGATGA
- the LOC136263431 gene encoding uncharacterized protein, with product MAILNIAAFAIILMSTLLCGNSAPIEQSNEQTDEILPYHCNVEVPSGSSDDLLKYLWADNVNNPINLQCPPPKCNELRYRNDSNSHYEITSNHVGIISLELETFRGVMKLTLDGPCAVLEEKATVLPLKYFDQNSTYDLEYCKQVECVFKEATRHIARFVMAQKCGCDETCEYSPGKINIPSVPKGQNTTMDYVVFQQWVSLSTIVTNLIALRNLGY from the exons ATGGCAATCCTAAACATTGCGGCATTTGCTATCATCTTGATGTCAACCCTACTCTGTGGCAACTCTGCTCCAATTGAACAGAGCAATGAACAGACCGATGAAATACTACCTTATCACTGTAATGTAGAAGTACCATCAGGCAGTAGCGACGACCTTCTTAAGTACTTGTGGGCTGATAATGTCAACAATCCCATAAATCTACAATGTCCTCCTCCTAAG TGCAATGAATTAAGATATCGTAATGACTCGAATTCCCATTATGAAATAACCTCCAACCATGTTGGCATTATCTCACTAGAGCTGGAGACCTTCAGAGGAGTAATGAAGCTCACATTAGATGGACCATGTGCAGTGCTTGAAGAAAAAGCAACAGTTCTGCCACTGAAATATTTTGATCAGAACTCCACATATGATTTAGAGTACTGTAAACAAGTTGAATGTGTCTTCAAAGAAGCAACAAGACATATCGCTCGCTTT GTGATGGCTCAGAAGTGTGGATGTGATGAGACTTGTGAGTACTCGCCAGGAAAAATTAATATCCCAAGTGTTCCTAAAGGACAAAATACTACCATGGACTATGTAGTTTTTCAGCAATGGGTATCACTAAGCACCATTGTGACAAACCTCATTGCACTCAGAAACCTTGGTTACTAA
- the LOC136263429 gene encoding protein diaphanous homolog 1-like — MATSSYDSQPSSGQTSRTVSPIPTELLSEDEKRRMKIMRDVREGKISVNEALRLAEQIGVITNKDQQQADKPTEPTVYNFSVYKWSKTRAAQRLILQFDFHTRCLSSIQNGNRIAKVDFIEIINYSSEDGLRLCISFERQNEYEFDADSIDEKNRMIRLLSLVVDHNQASVEKDDDDDEEDESQLAVEEIQESLSIMTKAEKVVLKTGVVEKRGHSAAFLMWPKRYLKVAAAELSYYKQDDLENALNIIPLGLGLTDLKKIDHSSFSITTLRDKKVFSFRVIAGRSSKADVEKERDEWYQAILNASYDSSTLRRASAKRKTLKEMKATTTKRRSTLMMGRFSFSTANSPPRPRRGSRSSTISHLDKPEEHPLAASNFLKPEVPNEEEKRFSVSDLPRLDLHNQDVTKLVAMLEQELLALQNFTQAAGGTDVDLMICRLASIATTLRSQCEDGVIVQKPNITSECIQTLPEPPRISLNDDDNVFQEKQQDSTHKNAVLSDETQEDLKQENKQLDEQSENVTQEGGKQSDEQQPVPPKQRSSVEEQVTGEGNAPSSGEEAQTEPVEGNNKVDDSQETSVSEDPGTDKEATETAESTPPDNTEPEVSPPESSEITPPELSETQPPEGSHIEDAPGIPGAPPPPPLPGVPAAPPPPPLVGVPGAPPPPPVNGVPGAPPPPPVPGIPGAPPPPPVPGAPGVPPPPPVPGAPGVPPPPPVPGALGAPPPPPFPGAAGFAGLFSILPPKPCAIVPKKKLRPFYWNKLSDAAVSRSVWLDLDDVTAHLDVKKLEELFPNQTAASAKKSKAETVKETKTLLDHNRAKNLGIFMRGFHVPLDEIETHLNMIDGEGGLELEHVIAMKRFQPSEEDKEMYRNYKEDKEKLQNEDQFLMKLGEIPLLHTRLDLLLTVREFPSNFGDFKPIIELALHACTELYDSQEFSQVLAYVLSIGNYLNCGSKRGGAYGFQLSTLVKVFDYRSSSQPKMSLLHYLVEQLHSRKPDLLDFPKQMTHVTKASEVSIDGILAELEVMKKQLDRISKNAEILMSKKEISAGAKQQLETAVKDFLAQYREELASAEEVGKKIHSTYDKILSKFGESNKTPSEELFGTVSKFIVQFSKVHKELFPPPKLVPQKKALSKIIATQATEKKLKSGVVSSNDVVDNPGKGVSKPIVNGDAKPEVNHTSLRGSLNAPPTINEISGVANEVKAVQGLKTLKRAELKPVEGYLEKLRSDGKHWDKRFFQLELSQLIYHNEKGGKLRYGGTVDVSGCPVTMSPKSALIVQVEAAERMWQLKAISEQEARKWYEALIEHSKVLK, encoded by the exons ATGGCAACGAGTAGTTATGATTCTCAACCTTCGTCCGGGCAAACCAGTAGAACAGTCAGTCCCATCCCGACGGAACTG ctCAGTGAAGATGAGAAGAGGAGGATGAAGATTATGCGTGATGTTAGG GAAGGAAAGATCAGTGTTAATGAAGCATTGCGCTTAGCTGAACAGATTGGTGTGATCACTAATAAAGATCAACAGCAAGCTGACAAGCCTACAGAACCAACTGTGTATAACTTTAGTGTTTACAAGTGGAGTAAGACACGTGCTGCCCAGAGATTGATtctacag TTTGATTTTCACACCAGATGTCTCAGCAGCATTCAAAATGGCAACAGGATTGCCAAAGTAGATTTCATAGAAATAATTAACTACAGTAGTGAA GACGGCCTTCGGTTATGCATTAGTTTTGAAAGGCAAAATGAATATGAGTTTGATGCTGACTCAATAGATGAAAAGAACAGG ATGATTCGTCTCTTAAGTTTAGTAGTAGATCATAACCAAGCTAGTGTAGAGAAAG atgatgatgatgatgaagaagatgagAGTCAGCTTGCCGTGGAGGAGATACAGGAATCCTTGTCTATAATGACCAAAGCTGAGAAGGTGGTGCTTAAGACGGGAGTAGTGGAGAAGAGGGGACACAGTGCTGCCTTCTTGATGTGGCCAaa ACGATATTTGAAAGTTGCTGCAGCTGAGTTGAGTTACTACAAACAAGATGACttggag AATGCCCTTAACATCATACCACTTGGACTGGGTTTGACAGACCTTAAAAAGATTGACCACAGTAGCTTCTCCATCACCACGTTGAGAGACAAGAAAGTGTTCAG CTTTCGTGTAATTGCTGGTCGTTCCAGCAAAGCTGATGTTGAGAAGGAAAGAGATGAGTGGTATCAG GCTATTCTCAATGCAAGTTATGACTCCTCAACACTTAGGAGGGCAAGTGCCAAGCGGAAAACAT TGAAAGAAATGAAGGCAACAACTACTAAACGTCGGAGCACCCTAATGATGGGTCGGTTTAGTTTTTCAACTGCCAACAGTCCTCCACGACCTCGTAGAGGCTCAAGGTCGAGTACAATATCTCATTTAGACAAACCTGAGGAGCATCCATTGGCAGCATCAAATTTTCTTAAGCCAGAAGTTCCcaatgaagaagaaaagagaTTTTCAGTCAGTGATCTACCACGTCTGGATCTTCACAATCAAGATGTGACCAAGTTGGTGGCAATGTTAGAGCAG GAGTTATTGGCACTACAAAATTTTACTCAAGCTGCTGGTGGCACTGATGTTGATCTGATG ATCTGCAGACTAGCAAGTATAGCTACAACCTTACGCAG TCAATGTGAAGATGGAGTAATAGTACAAAAACCAAATATCACTAGCGAATGCATTCAAACCTTACCAGAACCCCCTCGGATATCTTTAAACGATGATGATAATGTATTTCAAGAAAAACAACAGGACTCAACACACAAGAATGCAGTACTTAGTGATGAAACACAGGAAGATTTAAAGCAAGAAAATAAACAACTGGATGAACAGTCAGAGAATGTAACACAGGAAGGAGGTAAACAATCAGATGAACAACAACCCGTACCACCAAAACAACGAAGCAGTGTAGAGGAACAAGTGACTGGGGAAGGAAACGCTCCATCAAGTGGAGAAGAAGCTCAAACTGAACCAGTAGAAGGTAATAATAAAGTTGATGATAGTCAGGAAACTTCAGTGTCTGAAGATCCTGGTACTGACAAAGAAGCTACAGAGACAGCAGAGTCCACCCCACCAGATAATACTGAACCAGAAGTGTCACCCCCTGAATCATCAGAAATTACCCCACCTGAGTTATCAGAAACTCAACCCCCTGAAGGTTCCCATATTGAAGATGCTCCAGGAATACCAGGAGCCCCTCCCCCTCCACCACTTCCTGGAGTACCAGCAGCCCCTCCTCCTCCACCATTAGTTGGAGTACCGGGAGCTCCACCCCCTCCTCCAGTCAATGGAGTACCTGGAGCCCCTCCCCCTCCTCCAGTTCCAGGAATACCTGGAGCCCCACCCCCTCCTCCAGTTCCAGGAGCACCTGGAGTCCCTCCTCCTCCTCCAGTTCCGGGAGCACCTGGAGTCCCTCCCCCTCCTCCAGTTCCAGGAGCACTTGGAGCCCCTCCCCCTCCTCCGTTTCCTGGTGCAGCTGGCTTTGCTGGATTATTTTCAA TTTTGCCACCAAAGCCTTGTGCAATAGTTCCAAAGAAGAAACTAAGACCATTCTACTGGAATAAATTGTCAGATGCTGCA GTTAGCCGATCGGTGTGGCTGGACTTAGATGATGTCACAGCACATTTAGATGTGAAGAAACTTGAAGAATTATTCCCTAACCAAACAGCTGCTAGTGCCAAAAAGTCTAAGGCAGAAACAGTGAAAGAGACAAAAACTCTATTGGACCATAACCGTGCTAAAAACCTTG GAATTTTTATGCGTGGATTTCATGTTCCCCTTGACGAGATTGAGACCCATTTGAACATGATAGATGGTGAAGGTGGATTAGAATTGGAGCATGTTATAGCCATGAaaag GTTCCAGCCATCAGAAGAAGACAAGGAGATGTACAGAAACTATAAGGAAGACAAAGAGAAACTACAAAATGAAGATCAATTTCTTATGAAG CTTGGTGAAATACCTTTATTGCACACACGACTTGACTTGCTCCTAACAGTCAGGGAATTCCCCAGCAACTTTGGAGACTTCAAGCCG ATAATTGAACTTGCCTTGCACGCTTGCACAGAGCTATATGATAGTCAAGAATTCTCTCAAGTACTTGCCTATGTTTTGTCCATTGGTAACTACCTCAATTGTGGATCAAAGCGTGGTGGTGCCTATGGCTTTCAACTAAGCACTTTAGTGAAG GTATTTGATTATCGGAGCAGTAGTCAACCCAAAATGTCACTGCTACACTATCTCGTGGAACAACTTCACTCCAGAAAACCAGACCTGTTGGACTTTCCTAAGCAGATGACACATGTAACTAAAGCATCAGAAG TTTCCATTGATGGAATCCTGGCTGAATTGGAAG TGATGAAAAAGCAGTTGGACAGGATTAGCAAGAATGCTGAAATTCTGATGTCTAAGAAGGAAATATCTGCTGGGGCAAAGCAGCAACTTGAAACAGCCGTAAAA GATTTTTTGGCACAGTATAGAGAAGAGCTAGCAAGTGCAGAAGAAGTAGGTAAAAAGATCCACTCCACTTATGATAAGATATTA AGCAAATTTGGTGAGTCTAACAAGACACCATCTGAGGAACTGTTTGGTACTGTTAGTAAATTCATTGTCCAATTCAGTAAGGTACATAAAGAACTGTTTCCTCCTCCTAAGTTGGTGCCACA GAAAAAAGCTCTTAGTAAGATCATAGCTACTCAAGCAACG GAGAAGAAACTTAAAAGTGGTGTGGTTAGTTCAAATGATGTGGTCGACAATCCAGGCAAAGGTGTGTCTAAACCTATCGTAAATGGAGATGCTAAACCCGAG GTAAATCACACCAGCCTTAGGGGATCCCTAAATGCACCACCCACAATTAATGAAATATCTGGAGTTGCCAATGAAGTG AAAGCTGTGCAAGGACTCAAAACTCTTAAGCGAGCAGAACTCAAACCAGTAGAGGGATATTTAGAAAAGCTACGTTCAGATGGAAAACACTGGGACAAGCGTTTCTTCCAACTTGAGCTTAGTCAGCTAATCTACCACAACGAAAAAGGCGGTAAACTAAGATACGGGGGAACAGTCGACGTCTCCGGTTGTCCTGTCACCATGAGCCCTAAGAGTGCACTGATAGTTCAAGTTGAAGCAGCTGAACGCATGTGGCAGCTGAAAGCAATCTCAGAGCAAGAGGCAAGAAAGTGGTACGAAGCATTAATCGAACATAGCAAAGTTTTGAAATAA